The sequence below is a genomic window from Candidatus Zixiibacteriota bacterium.
GCAGCGCCAAAACTGCGCGTTAGTCCGAATGGGGCAGACGAGGAAGTTGCGATTCACGCGATCCTCTGTCAGCGCACAAGGACATGCGCCATCCGCAATCGGCTTGACATCGTGTCAATGACATCGTGTCAATCTTCTTGACAGCTCATTAGGCTGAGGTTAATTAGTATTTTGTCACACAGACAGACAACTGTGATTGCCCAATATGCAGATTCAACTCGAACCGCTGACAAGAGATAACTTCCCAATCATCCGTGATTGGATTGATCCACATGTGTTTCACATATTCAGGGCTCCTGTTGACGATACTCAACTCGAAAAGCTGCTTTCGAAAGAGAGCGGCGGCGTTCTAGCGGAAATCGGAATGCGTGCTGTTGATCCCGAAACGCACAATATTGTTGGTTTGCTCCACTCCGTTCTCGATTGGCAAAATGATTGCGCTCACATCCAGCAGATCGTTGTTGATCCTGTCAGACGCGGTAAGGGTTACGGATCTGCAATACTCGCTGATTTCCTGCAACTTTGCTTCGACGGCCACAAACTTCATCGCGTTCAGATCTTCACAGAGGAGAACAACAAGGCTGCTATGGCATGCTACGAGAAAGTCGGCTTTCAGATCGACGGTCTTCTTCGTGACAGAGTAAAGACTGAAGTCGGATACCTCGGAACATACGTCTTTTCTATACTGAGCAGTGAATTGTCTCCTGGAACGGATTCCTGACGGTGCTTCGCGCTGCTGATGTTTGCAGGCAAGATGTCAGGATCTCCTTACTTCGTTCGGACCTGCTCTTCGCTTCGCTCAAGCAGGCAAGGATCACTGACCTACGCATCTATGCATAGTCGATGCAATTTGGTCATTGCGATAATACCGTAAATCGTTATCTTCGGGGCTATGATGGAGGGCACTAAGAGCTTCTACAAGTATGTCTTGCCCGCAATTCTATATGCGGTGGTGATCTTCATTGTATCGTCGATCCCGTCGCTGACTCCCCCCAGACTCGGTACAAGCTGGGATGACAAGATATATCACTTCATAGAATATGCAGGTTTCGGTTTCCTGATTTTCCGGGCATTCCTGTCCTGGAAACAGACAAGTCCGGTCGGACGACGCACCCTGCTGACTCTGCTGATCGGCATTTCCATCGGTGCTGTCGATGAACTCCACCAGCATTTCATTCGAAATCGTGTGCCGGAGTTTTCCGATTGGTATGCCGATTCCGCCGGTATTGTCGCAGGCACAATCGCCGCTTTGCTGTTGGTCTGGTTTGTCCGGTCCCGTCTTAGGGGCAGATAGCTGCATCATTTCTTGCTTTTTGGGCAATCAGTCCATATTTTACCCGCCGAAATCTTGGAAATGCAAAGGTGATCGACAGAATGAGACAATTCAGCGAGCTTCAAAGAACACATACATGCGGTGAACTGTCACTGGCAGACGCCGGCAAGATCATAACACTCAATGGCTGGGTGCATGGCAGGCGTGACCACGGCGGGCTGATTTTCATCGATCTGCGTGACCGCTACGGTGTCACCCAGGTTGTCTTCCGGCCAGAGACTGTGTCGGCAGACATTCTCAAGACTGCCGGGAAGCTCGGGTATGAATTCGTTGTTTCTGCGAGCGGAAAGGTGGTTCCTCGCCCCGACGGGATGAAGAATCCCGATATGGTTACGGGCGAGATCGAAATCGAGGCCACCGAGCTGACCATTCTGTCTGAATCTGCTACACCGCCGTTTCTGATCGAGGATAATCCCGACGCCAGCGAGGAGCTTCGCCTGACATACAGGTATCTCGATCTGCGCCGTGAACCGCTGAAGAATAACATGATCTTACGGCACAGATTCGTGAAATCGATCCGCGATCATCTCGACAGCGAGGGATTCCTCGAAATCGAGACCCCGATGCTGATTAGGTCGACGCCGGAAGGTGCGCGAGATTATGTGGTACCGTCGCGTGTGAGTCCGGGAAGATTCTATGCATTGCCGCAGTCACCGCAGTTGTTCAAGCAGATTTTGATGATTTCCGGTTTCGACAAGTATTTTCAGATGGCGCGATGCCTGCGAGATGAGGATCTCCGCGCCGACCGTCAGCCGGAGCATACGCAGATCGATATGGAGATGAGCTTTGTCACTATAGATGACGTATTTTCGACGACCGAGCGGATGATGGCGTATGGTTTCAAGAAGACAATCGATGCCGATATCAATACACCGTTCCCGCGCTATAGCTACGATGATGTCATGAACCGCTATGGCTCCGACAAGCCGGACCTCAGAATCAAGCTCGAGTTGGTGGATCTGTCTGAGGCGGTCAGGGAGTGCGGATTCAAAGTTTTCTCCGATACGGTGGAATCGGGAGGAGTCGTCAAGGGACTCACGATTCCGGGCAAGGCTGACTTATCCCGCAAGCAGATATCCGACATCGAGGAATCAGCAAAGGCGCTTGGTGCGAAAGGACTTGCATATATTGGCAGAGCCGATGATAAGCTGAAGTCGTCAGTCGCGAAATTCTTTGGTGAGACAGAACTTGAAGGCATATTCAAAGCTGCAAATGTCAATATCGGCGACATGCTGTTTATCGTGGCTGATTCGAGGACAACTGCGAACAAGGTGCTTGGCGGATTGCGCACTCAGCTGGGGCGTGAATATGGTATCGTCGATAATGCGAGATGGAATTTTCTCTGGGTGATGGATTTCCCGCTGTTTGAGTATAATCCGGACGAGAAGCGCTTTGACGCGATGCACAATATCGTAACGTCCCCCAAAGAAGCCGATATTCCGTTGCTTGATGCCGGATTCGATCAGTCCGTCGAAGAGCTTGGCGAGGATCACCCGTGGGGGAAAATTCTCGCGAATCAGTATGATCTTGTCCTGAATGGAACAGAAATAGCGTCGGGCGGCATTCGTAATCACCGCAGAGATATACAACAGAAAATTCTGAATGTCCTTGGAATGAGCGACAGTGAAGCCGAAGAACGTTTCGGATTTCTCCTAAAAGCTCTGACTTTTGGCGCACCTCCTCACGGCGGCATAGCGCCGGGACTCGACAGGATTGTGGCTATTATGTGCGGCTCGACATCGATTCGCGATGTGATAGCATTCCCGAAAACTACGGCTGCACAATCACTTATGGATGCCGCGCCATCGACTATCGACCCGAAACAGCTTCGGGAATTGAAGCTCAGAGTGGTCGATGATGACAAGTGAGGCTGCATATTTAACTCTCCGACAGCCAAAAAACTTTTGAACTTTTGACCGATATAATTTATAATTGATGGATTGGAGGCTGACTCTTCGATTTTGGAAGATACTGTTCGAAAACAGATTACTTTGGACGGCGTGGACCTAAGACTTGTCTTTGGTCGCAATGATGTCCATTTGAAGATAATCGAAGATCAGTTCAACGCCCGCATTGTAGCTCGCGGGTCGGAGATCAGTATTGAAGGGGATAGTCAGGAAGTAGATCGGGTTATCAGTCTCTTCAATGATCTTTCCACCTACCTAAGCCGGAATTTTGAACTTCCCGAGCGATATCTCTGGTACGCTATAACTATGATTAAGGAAAATGGCGAGGGGCCTGCTGAGAGCCTTGACGCAGAGACTGTCATCTCCACGCTGTCGCAGGAGCCTGTAGCCCCGAAAACGCTGGGACAGAAAAGGTATACCTCAGCTGTCGCTAAACATGACATCGTGTTCTGTATCGGTCCTGCCGGAA
It includes:
- a CDS encoding GNAT family N-acetyltransferase produces the protein MQIQLEPLTRDNFPIIRDWIDPHVFHIFRAPVDDTQLEKLLSKESGGVLAEIGMRAVDPETHNIVGLLHSVLDWQNDCAHIQQIVVDPVRRGKGYGSAILADFLQLCFDGHKLHRVQIFTEENNKAAMACYEKVGFQIDGLLRDRVKTEVGYLGTYVFSILSSELSPGTDS
- the aspS gene encoding aspartate--tRNA ligase, yielding MRQFSELQRTHTCGELSLADAGKIITLNGWVHGRRDHGGLIFIDLRDRYGVTQVVFRPETVSADILKTAGKLGYEFVVSASGKVVPRPDGMKNPDMVTGEIEIEATELTILSESATPPFLIEDNPDASEELRLTYRYLDLRREPLKNNMILRHRFVKSIRDHLDSEGFLEIETPMLIRSTPEGARDYVVPSRVSPGRFYALPQSPQLFKQILMISGFDKYFQMARCLRDEDLRADRQPEHTQIDMEMSFVTIDDVFSTTERMMAYGFKKTIDADINTPFPRYSYDDVMNRYGSDKPDLRIKLELVDLSEAVRECGFKVFSDTVESGGVVKGLTIPGKADLSRKQISDIEESAKALGAKGLAYIGRADDKLKSSVAKFFGETELEGIFKAANVNIGDMLFIVADSRTTANKVLGGLRTQLGREYGIVDNARWNFLWVMDFPLFEYNPDEKRFDAMHNIVTSPKEADIPLLDAGFDQSVEELGEDHPWGKILANQYDLVLNGTEIASGGIRNHRRDIQQKILNVLGMSDSEAEERFGFLLKALTFGAPPHGGIAPGLDRIVAIMCGSTSIRDVIAFPKTTAAQSLMDAAPSTIDPKQLRELKLRVVDDDK
- a CDS encoding VanZ family protein, whose amino-acid sequence is MMEGTKSFYKYVLPAILYAVVIFIVSSIPSLTPPRLGTSWDDKIYHFIEYAGFGFLIFRAFLSWKQTSPVGRRTLLTLLIGISIGAVDELHQHFIRNRVPEFSDWYADSAGIVAGTIAALLLVWFVRSRLRGR